The DNA sequence GGCTTCAGCGATTTTCTTCTGCGCTTCCGCCAGGGCCATCGCATTCAGGTCTGCCAGGCGCAGGACCCCGCCCTCGCGGGTCTTGAAGGGCTTGCCGTCCGGCCCGTTCACCGTGCCAAAGCCGATATGTTCCAGATGGCCTTCATCGATCAGGCCCAGCATTTCGGCGGCGCGGAAGACCTGTTCGAAATGCAGCGCCTGACGCTGGTCCACGACATAGAGCATCAGCTCCGGAACCGGGTCCATATGCTCCATCCGGTCCTCGATCGTGGCGAGGTCGGTCGTGTGGTAGCCGGTGCCGCCCCGGCTGTTGACCAGCATGATTGGCGGCATGTCCTTCTTGTCGCTGTCACGCTCGATCCGGACGATGACGGCGCCATCATCTTCCTCGGACAGTCCAGCCGCCTTGAACTTCTCGACCAGGCCCGGGATCAGGTGATCGACGTCGCTTTCGCCTTTCCAGAGGTCGAAATGCACATTCAGGAATTCATAATCGACTTTCAGCGCAGCGACAGACACGTCGATGAAATGGCGCAGCAAGGCGCGATACCCCGGACGGCCGGCCTGCAATTCGGCAACCGCGTTCTGGCTGCGTTCATTACGGGCGGCATCCGCCTTCGCCTTGGCGCTGGCGGCGGGATAGAGACGTGCGAGATCGTCAATCGTGACCGGCGGCTCTTTCGGGTACGGGCCCTCGAACGCTTCATCGAAATAGATCAGGTCCGGCTGCTCGTCATACAGTTCGGTCACGAGGTGGCCCATCTGAAGGCCCCAATCCCCGAGATGCGTATCGCCCGTCACCTTGTCGCCCAGAAAGCGCAGGAGACGCACCAGCGTGTCGCCGATGACGGCCGAACGGAGGTGGCCGACATGCATGGGCTTGGCGACATTCGGGCCGCCAAAATCGATCACCGTGACTTTCGGGTCCGGCGCAGGCTCTGCGCCCGCCATGTCGTCGGTGCGGATGAATTCGGCGCGGGCAGACATGGCCTCGTCCGAGACGCGGATATTGATGAAGCCCGGCCCCGCCACTTCCGCCGACAGGACCATGGGGTGGTCCTTCAGCGCGCTGGCGATCTCGCCTGCGATCTCGCGCGGATTCTTGCCGGCAGACTTGGCCGCGCCCATTGCGCCATTGCACTGGAAATCAGCGAATTCCGGTTTGTCGGACCGGCGCACGGCGCCCCATTTGGCGTCGAGCCCCATAGCCTCGAAGGCGGCGCTGGCGGCCACCGACAGATCATTGATCAGACTGGCCATAATCCTACTGCCCGGCATCCATGCGGAAACGCTTGCCCGCGCGATTGAATTCCAGCTGCTCATCGGTCAGGTCAAATCCGACAATGACTTCGAAATTGGTGCCCGAGATCGATTCGTCGACACGCGGGATGACGATGGTTTCGATCACTTCGGTCTTGCCTGCCAGCGGGCGCCCGGCGAAATCGGCCTGAACGTTGAAGTATTCCTTCGCCAGCACACGGCCGCTGCGGCGCGTCACCGCGATGTAGTACGGATAGGTGTGCGAATCGGACTGCGCCGCCGGGCCCTTGCCGAAGGCGAAATCGATCTCGACTTCGGCCTCAAGCGGGTCATCGCCGACATAGCGGCAGAACAGGCGGACATCGATGACTTCGCCGGTGAATTCGATATTCGTGTACAATTCGCCACCGCCATCGAGGTCGACATAGCGCGAGGAATCATACAGGGCCCCGACAGGCGGGCATGGCCCGGCGTTCTGGCGCGTGTCGAAGCTGTCTGCGAGCTTGCCGCCACCACAGCCAGAGAGAATGACCGCGGCGAAAAGTGGGGCATATCTGATCATGCGTCGGCGTGTCCTTCTTGGCCTGATGCAAAGGCCTGTCCATCTGTTGCTGCAGATGTGTTAAAGGCGCAAGCGTCTCGGCGCAACGCCCGCAGGCAGGAGATAGGATGAAATGAACGACAGGCAGCCTCTTACCATCCGCCTGGCCGCGCCGCGCGGCTTCTGCGCCGGTGTGGACCGGGCGATCCAGATCGTCGAGGAAGCCCTCGGCAAATGGGGCGCGCCCGTCTATGTCCGCCATGAAATCGTTCACAACGCGCATGTGGTCAGCCGTCTGGAACAGATGGGCGCCGTGTTTGTCGAGGAGCTGAATGAATGCCCGGACGACCGGCCGGTCATCTTCTCGGCCCATGGCGTGCCGAAATCCGTGCCTGCCGAAGCCCAGCGCCGCAACATGATCTTTGTCGATGCCACCTGCCCGCTGGTCTCCAAGGTGCATGTCGAAGCCGAGCGCCATCATCGCGACGGACGCGAGATCGTGCTGATCGGTCATGCCGGACACCCGGAAGTGATCGGCACAATGGGCCAGTTGCCCGGCGACACGATCACCCTGATCGAGACCGTGGAAGATGTGGCCGGCTTCGAACCGAAGGATCCTGACAATGTGGCCTTTGTCACCCAGACCACGCTGTCAGTGGATGACACGGCGGACATCGTCACAGCCCTTCAGGCCCGCTTCCCGGGCATATCGAGCCCGCACAAGGAAGACATCTGCTACGCCACCACGAACCGTCAGGAAGCGGTGAAGACGCTGGCCCCCGGGACGGATCTGGTCCTGGTCATCGGGGCGACGACCAGTTCCAATTCCGTGCGGCTGGTCGAAGTGGCCAAACGCGCCGGCGCCGCCCGCGCGGAACTGGTGGCCAGCGCCGACCACATCGACTGGGCCTGGTTCGACAAGGTGAAGACGCTGGGCCTGACCGCTGGTGCGAGCGCACCCGAAGACCTGGTGCAGGGCGTGATCGCCGCCTGTGGCGAGCGCTTTGACGTCTCTGTGGAGCGGATTGAAACCGCCCGCGAGACCGTCACCTTCAAGCTGCCGCGCATCCTGTCCGAACCGGCCTGATCCCGGCCTGCGCGGTCAATATTCAAATCGGTCCGTCCTTCTGGCATAAGGCCCGGCATGACCTATCAGATTGCTGCCTTCTACAAATTCTTTGCGTTTCCGGATTTCGAGGCCCGCAGGGCCGATCTCGCGCAGACCCTGTGTGGCGCTGGCGTGAAAGGCACGGTCCTGCTGGCCGCCGAAGGCGTGAACGGCACGATTGCCGGCACGCCAAACGGCATCGCGACGGCACTTGCAGCGCTGCGCGCGCTGCCGGGCGCGGCTGATCTGGAAGCGAAATTCTCCGAAGCCGGCGAGATGCCCTTCCTGCGTCTGAAAGTGCGGTTGAAGAAAGAAATCGTCACCATGGGCGTGCCGGGCACGGACCCGAACGCGCTGGTGGGCACTTATGTGGAGCCGACAGACTGGAATGCCCTGATCAGCGATCCGGACACTGTGCTGATCGACACCCGCAACGATTATGAATACGCGATCGGTACATTCGAAGGAGCGATTGACCCCGAGACCCGGACATTCCGCGAGTTCCCGGACTGGTTCCGCGCCTTTCGTGAGCGGCTGGACGCGGAAGGCCGCACGCCGAAGGTTGCCATGTTCTGCACCGGCGGTATCCGATGCGAGAAGGCCACCAGTTTCGTGAAGGCCGAAGGCATCGAGGATGTCTATCATCTGAAGGGCGGCATCCTGAAATACCTGGAAACCGTTCCGGAAACCGACAGCAAATGGCGCGGTGAATGTTTCGTGTTCGATGAACGCGTCTCCGTCAAACACGATTTGTCGCCGGGCGAATATGACATGTGCCATGCCTGCAAACGCCCGATCACCGAGGCCGACAAGACGGACACGAGCTATGTGCCCGGCGTTTCCTGTCCGCACTGTATCGACGAGATGAGCGATGCCCAGCGCGCCCGGTTCGCTGAACGGCAGAAACAGATCGACCTCGCCCGTCAGCGCGGTGAAGCGCATATGGGCCCGGAGGCCCGCCGGAGCGAAGACGCGTGAGCGCCGCCACGCACACACTCTATACATTCCGCCGCTGTCCCTATGCCATGCGCGCGCGGATGGCCCTGTCGTCCGCCGGCGTGCCTGTGCGGGTGCGGGAAGTCGTGTTGCGCGACAAGCCGGAGGCCATGCTGGCGGCCAGCCCGAAAGGCACTGTGCCGGTCCTCGTGGCGGGGAATGGAGATGTTGTGGATGAAAGCCTGGACGTGATGCGCTGGGCGCTGGCCCAGGCGGACCCGGAGGGCTGGCTGTCTGCGGACGCAGGCACGACCGACGCCCTGATCGCGCGCAATGACGGGCCATTCAAACGCGCACTGGACCGATACAAATATCCCGACCGACATCCCGACGAGGCTCTGGTGCCGGGCGCAGCACGCGCTGAAGGCCGGGCCATCCTGGCCGATCTGGACGACCGGATCCGGGCACAGGGCGGCCAGCTTGTGCGCAGCACGCGCAGCCTGGCCGACATCGCGATCTTTCCGTTCGTCCGACAGTTTGCCCACACCGATCTGGACTGGTTCCTTGCGCAGGACCTGCCCGCCCTGCAAACTTGGCTGGACGGGCACAAGCAGTCGGCGCTGTTTACGGGCATCATGGCCAAATACCCGCAATGGGCGCCCGGCGCGGACGAGCCGCTGCTGCCAGTTGCAGCATAACGGCACGAAGTTCAGATTGCCCCCTTGCAAATTCTGCCCGCAGGCGTAAACACCCCGTTCTTCGGCGCGGAGTGTAGCTCAGCCTGGTAGAGCACTGTCTTCGGGAGGCAGGGGCCGGAGGTTCGAATCCTCTCACTCCGACCATTTCCTTGCAGTCCGGTTCAGCCGGAATTTTTGATCCGGCGGATCAAGAATGGCAAGGAAATGATCTCATCGAAACCGAGGTCAATCCGTCAGTCTCGCAACCCGCTACGCGCCTTGACGCACCTTGCTGTCGCCGGCCCGTTCTGTGCCGATATCCTCCAGATTGTAGGGCGTGGTCTGGTACATCTGGTTGATCCAGTTTCCGAACAGGAGGAAGGCATGCGACCGCCAGCGATTCTTCGGTGTTTGGGCCGGATCATCGCCGGGGAAATAGTTCGCCGGCACGGCAATCGGCTTTCCTGCGGCAACATCACGCCGGTATTCTTCCGCCAGTGAGGTGGAATCGTATTCGATGTGATTGAAGATGTAGAGGCGGTTGCCGCGCGCCTCATGCAACAGGCACAGGCCGGTCTCGTCGCTCTCCATCAGGATGTCGAGCCCGCTGGCGGAGGGAACGTCGTCCCGGCGCACTTCTGTCCAGCGCGAGACGGAGATCGAGAAATCGTCCGAGAAGCCGGTCAGGTAGGGCGATTCCGGTTTGCGGTTATGGTGGCGATAGACGCCGAACGCCTTGTTGGCCAGCGTGTGCTTTGGCACGCCATGGAAATGCTGCACGGCGGCCATGGCCCCCCAGCAGATGAAGAAGCTGGAATGGACATGGGTCTCGGTCCAGTCGAGGATGGCCTGCAGTTCCGGCCAATAAGTGACGTCCTCGAATGGCAGCGTCTCGATCGGGGCGCCGGTAATGATGAACCCGTCGAACTTGCGATCCTTCACCTCATCCCAGGTGTGATAGAAGGAGATCAGATGGTCTTCCGGCGTGTTGCGGGCAACATGGCTGCCGATGCGGACCAGGGTCAGCTCCACCTGGAGCGGAGTCGCGCCGACCAGCCGGGCGATCTGGGCCTCGGTCTCGATCTTGTTGGGCATCAGGTTCAGGAGGGCGATCTGCATCGGGCGGATGTCCTGGCGCGTCGCGATGGACTCGTCGAGCACCTGCACGCCTTCGCGCACGAGGGTTTCGCGCGCGGGCAATCCGTCAGGAATTCGAATGGGCATAGGCAATACTCCGCTACCAGGTCTGGTCAGCCGGACTCTTGCCGTGAGGGTGTTCGGAACTTCCGCGCAGCCTTTTAGCAAGTTGTTTAACGTGGCTGCAAGCCGACCGACCAAATCACCACGGGGCCCCTACATAGAGGCCCCGCAGCGCAAGTCAATTACGGGCTGCCGGAGGATCAGCCGGCGATGGCCGCGCGAACCGCCTCCAGCGCGTCCTCGGCCTTGTCGGCGTCGGGGCCACCAGCCTGCGCCATGTCGGGCCGCCCGCCGCCGCCCTTGCCGCCCAGCGCCTCGCTGGCGGCCTTGACGAGGTCCACGGCCGAATAGGTGCCGGTCAGGTCCTTGGTAACGCCGACGGCGACGCCGGCCTTGCCGTCGGCCACGCCGACAAAGGCCACGATGCCGGAGCCGATCTGGGCCTTGGCTTCGTCCACCAGCGTGCGCAGTTCCTTGCCGCCCACGCCTTCCGCAACACGCGCCATCAGCTTGACACCATTGATTTCTTCCGGCCCGGACGCCGCTGCGCCGCCGCCGCCCATGGCCAGCTTGCGCTTGGCTTCGGCCAGTTCCTTCTCCAGCGCCTTGCGCTCTTCGCCCAGCGCGGCAACCCGGCGCGGAACATCCTTGAGCGGAACTTTCAGACTGTCCGCAAGGTCCGCGGCGATCTGCGCCCGCCCTTTCAGATAGGCCAGTGCCTCGGCGCCCGTGGCCGCTTCGACACGGCGCACCCCGGCCGACACGCCGCTTTCCGACGTGATGACAAAGACGCCGATATCCCCGGCCCGCTCGACATGTGTGCCGCCGCACAGCTCCACCGAATAACGCCGGCCATCGCCGGTGCCCATCGACAGCACACGGACTTCATCACCATACTTCTCGCCAAACAGGGCAAGCGCCCCGGCCTCGATGGCCTTGTCCGGCGACGTGACCTGGATGCCCGTCGGCATATTGGCGCGGATCTGGGCGTTGACCTCGTCCTCAACGGCCTCGATCTCCGCCTGGCTCATGGGACCATTGTGCGAAAAGTCGAAACGGAACCGGTCGGCCTCCACGAGGGAGCCCTTCTGCGTGACATGGTCGCCCAGCACCTTGCGCAGCGCCGCATGCATGATGTGCGTGGCGGAATGGTTGGCCATGATGGCCCGGCGCCGGCCGGCATCCACATGCTGGTCCGCAGAATCCCCGAGGCGGATTTCGCCGGAGACGAGTTCGCCGACATGCACATGCAGGTCGCCGGCGCGTTTCTGCACGTCGCGCACGATGAAGCGCGCGCCGTCTTCGAAGACGATCTCGCCATGATCACCCGCCTGTCCGCCGGATTCGGCATAGAAGGGCGTCGTGTCAAAGACCAGTTCGGCCGCGCCGGGCGAAAGCGTGTCGGTGAGCGCCCCGCCGGACGCAATGGCGACGAGCCGGCCCTTGCCTTCGGTGCCGTCATAGCCGGTGAACTTCGTGGCACCGGCCTCGTCGCGCACGCGGAACCAGATTTCCTCTGTCGCCTGATCGCCGGACGAGAAGCCGGCTGCGCGGCTGTCCTGGCGCTGTTGTTCGAGCGCGGCCTCGAAGCCGTCGACATCGACGCTCATCTCGCGGCCGCGCAGAATGTCCTGCGTCAGGTCGAGCGGGAATCCATATGTGTCCGACAGCTTGAAGGCGACGGCGCCTGGCAGGGCGTCACCGGGCTTCATGTCGGCGGTTTCCTTGTCCAGCAGCGACAGGCCGTTGCCGAGCGTGCGCTGGAACCGGGCCTCTTCCTGCTCGAGCGCGGATTCGATGGCCGCCCTGGCCCGGCCGAGTTCCGGATAGGCCTTGCCCATTTCGGAGATCAGGGCGGGGGCCAGTCTGTACATCAGCGGCTCGCGCGCACCCAGCAAATGACCATGCCGCATGGCACGGCGCATGATGCGGCGCAGGACATAGCCCCGGCCTTCATTGGACGGCAGTACGCCATCGGCAATCAGGAAGGCCGAGGTGCGCAAATGGTCTGCAATGACGCGGAAGGAGGCGAGCTTGTCGCCGGCCGCCTTCGCGCCGTAGATGTCTTCCTCTGCGGCGATCAGCGCCTTGAACAGGTCGATGTCGTAATTGTTGTGCACGCCCTGCAGGACGGCGGAGATGCGCTCCAGCCCCATGCCGGTGTCGATCGAGGGCTTGGGCAGGTTCTTGCGGGTACCGTCGGCCTGCTGGTCGAACTGCATGAAGACCAGGTTCCAGATCTCGATGAACCGGTCACCATCCTCGTCCGGGCTGCCGGGCGGGCCGCCGGGCACGCCTTCACCATGGTCATAGAAAATTTCCGAGCACGGGCCGCACGGGCCAGTGTCGCCCATGGACCAGAAATTGTCAGACGTGCCGATCCGGATGATCCGGCTGTCGTCAAATCCGGCCACTTTCTTCCAGATGTCCGCAGCCTCGTCATCCTCGGCATAGACGGTGACGAGCAGCTTCTTCGGGTCGAGCGCGAATTCCTTCGTGCACAGCTCCCAGCCGAAGGCGATGGCGTCTTCCTTGAAATAGTCGCCGAAGGAGAAATTCCCCAGCATTTCGAAGAAAGTGTGATGGCGGGCCGTATAGCCGACATTGTCGAGGTCATTGTGCTTGCCGCCGGCGCGGACGCATTTCTGCGAGGTCGTGGCACGCGGGCCGGGCGGGGTTTCGGCGCCGGTGAAGATGTTCTTGAACGGCACCATGCCGGCATTCACGAAGAGCAGGGTCGGATCATTCTGCGGCACCAGGGGCGCCGAGGCCTGACGCAGATGCCCCCGCTTTTCGAAGAAGGAGAGAAAGGTCTCGCGAATCTCGTTTACGCCGGTCATGGGCAATACTGTGTCCTTGCGATCAGGGTTGGGCCGAGTCAGACGGCACAAACATTACACCGGCGATATAAAGGTCCCTTCGCGGCGCGCCAAGCGGGGTGCGCCACAAAGGGACAGTTCCCTCGACAGGGATCAGGGTGTCAGGGCCTGCCGCTAGGGGGCGCGGGCCGGGCCGGATCAGCCTTCGGCGGCGTCCGGCAGATCGTCATCCTGCTCGGATTCCATGCCGGCATTGAGCAATTCATCCGCCAGCAGGCCGGCATTGCGCCGGATCGCGTCTTCGACCTCATCGGCAATGGCCGGGTTTTCCTTCAGGAAATTCCGCGTCTTTTCGCGGCCCTGGCCCATGCGTTCGCCCTTGTAGGAATACCAGGAGCCGGACTTCTCGATCACTTCGGCCTTCACGCCGAGATCGATCAGTTCGCCGGTCTTGGAAATGCCTTCGCCATAGAGAATGTCGAATTCGACCTGGCGGAAGGGCGGCGCGACCTTGTTCTTGACCACTTTCACGCGGGTCTGGTTGCCGATCACCTCGTCCCGATCCTTGATCGCGCCGATGCGGCGGATGTCGAGACGGACGGAGGAGTAGAATTTCAGCGCATTGCCGCCGGTCGTGGTTTCCGGGCTGCCGAACATGACGCCGATCTTCATCCGGATCTGGTTGATGAAGATCACCATGCATTTGGATTTGGAGATCGAGCCGGTCAGCTTGCGCAGGGCCTGGCTCATCAGGCGGGCCTGCAAGCCCGGCAGGGAATCGCCCATCTCGCCTTCAAGCTCCGCCCGCGGGGTCAGCGCGGCCACGGAGTCGATGACCAGAAGATCGACCGCGCCGGAGCGCACCAGCGTGTCGGCAATCTCGAGCGCCTGCTCCCCCGTGTCCGGCTGGGAGACGAGAAGATCGTCCAGATCCACGCCCAGCTTGCCGGCATAGACCGGATCGAGCGCATGTTCGGCATCGATGAAGGCACAGACGCCGCCATTCTTCTGGGCCTCGGCCACACAATGCAGGGACAGGGTCGTCTTGCCCGAGCTTTCCGGGCCGTAGATCTCGATGATGCGGCCCTTGGGCAGGCCGCCAATGCCGAGCGCGATGTCGAGGCCGAGCGATCCGGTGGAAACCGCCTCGACATCCATCACCTTCTTGTCACCCAGCCGCATGACCGAGCCCTTGCCGAAGGACCGTTCAATATTGCCGAGCGCTGTTTCGAGAGCCTTCTGCTTGTCCACGCCTGAATCCTTGTCCACGAGTTGAAGCGCCGCTTTGGCCATGAGTCGTCTCCTTAGGTCTACCATGGGGCCGCATTTGGCAAGGCCCCCGTTTGCCGTTGCTGACTCGGATGTACCATATTTGTTCCACGGAACAAAGCGGAAACTTCCTGCCCGTTGCACCTTTTCTTTTGACGTGGTTTCAGGCATTGTCCCTCCATGCTTGACCGATCCAGCCGCCCCGCCGGCGAAGCCCGCCTTCGCTATCTTGATGCCGATGTCGATGTCATCCAGCCCGGTGACTATGTCACCTGCGCCGTGACCGGCCGGAAGATCCCGCTGCAGGCGCTGCGCTATTGGAGCGTGGACCTGCAGGAAGCCTATTGGGATGCCGATGCGGCCAGCCAGCGCATGGTCAAGGCCCGCGACTGATGCGCCGCGCCGTGCTGACGGGCCTGTCGGCCCTTCTGGTGGCCTGCGCCGCCGCCGAAGCCCCGGCCGGGACGCCCGCGCCTGACACCGCCCCCGAAGCCGCACCCGTGGCCACACAGATGCAAGACGCTGCGCCCGCCGACGCCGTGGCGCCGGACGCTGACATCCCCGGCACCCCCGCCGCGCCGGGGGCGGATGCGCTGGCGCCGGACTGTGGCGGCGTGCTGGTCCAGGGCGGCCTGGTGATCTGCCGCGCCGAGCCGGGCAGCCGCTTCACCGTGGCGGGCACGGGGCTGACCGTCGGCGAGACCGGCACGGCCCAGTTCGGCCTGTCCACCACCGCGCCGTCGGTCATCGGCTGGTCGCATGAGCGCGGCGCCTACGGCGACCTCCAGATCGCGCCGCGGCAGGATGATTACCGCGAAATCTCCGGCTTTGACTGTGACAAGGTGGATGCCCGCTCGCCCGAGCAGAAGGCCCATGCGGGCCGCAGCTGGGTGAAGAAGCAGGACGCGTTCGCCACCTTCCATCCCGGCCCCGGCGCGCTGGAGGGCTTTGTGAAGCCCGCCGATGCGCCGACCTCCTCGCCCTTCGGGCCGACCCGCAAATATGTCGGCGTCTCCAAGGTCACGGGCGAGCCCTGCGAGAGCGTCTCGGTGCATCGCGGCTATGACATGGCCACACCGGTCGGCACCGACGTCACGGCGCCGGCGCCGGGCGTGGTGATCCTGGCCGATCCGGACCTCTATTATGAGGGCGGCACCGTCTTCCTCGATCATGGCCACGGGCTCGTCTCTGTGTTCATGCACCTGTCCGCCGTCGAGGTGGCCGAGGGCGATGTGGTCGACACCGGCGACCTGCTGGCCAGGACCGGCAATACCGGCCGCACGACGGGGCCGCACCTGCACTGGGCGGTGAAATGGCGCAATCCGGAGGCCGGCGACCGGGGCGGCGATTTCTATCTCGATCCGGCCCTGCTGCTGGACCTGCCGGCCGCCGGGAACGGCCCGGATTAACGAGGGTTAGCGCGGCCTTTCCCGCATCCGTCAAATTGCCCGGCCGGCGGCAACCGGATCGTCATGCTTATCACGCATGTTTCGCGTGTGACGCGAAATCAATTCCCTCTCCCGGTTCGCGCCACATCCCCCCGGGGTTCCGCGGGTCCTGTAATGGCTGCGGCACACCGAAATTGAATGGGCGGTTCCCATCGACTGCACCCCGCCGCCCATGGCGCTGCCTGTCCACCCTCACGCACCCGGGCAGGCAGCGCCGAGGCGGCTGCGGCAGGTTTTCCCCGTCCCCTTTAACGATTTGAGCCCTGTTCACGCCGTTTCAGCGCGTTTCAAATCGTGTCAGATCGTTTCAAAAATTCCCAGATCGTGTCGCCGGGTTTCACTCCGTTTCGGGCCCTTGTCCACGCGCAGGGCGGGCCCCGGCACAGGCCTTGTGCGTTGGCGAATGGTTTTGCACTTTCGGGGCTCGCCAGGCTGACACAATACCATGGCCCGAAAGCCGTCGGATAAGGATTTCGGGATTGTGGAGGCGCCGCGCAGAATGGCGGGTCACGACCCGCCCTACGAAACGCGCGTCACCGTAGGGCGGGTTAGCGAAGCGTAACCCGCCATTCGCCGGGATTCCGGGTCTGATACCAATCACGCTTGAAGCGATGCCATGTCGAATGCGGCCAGTCGTCTGGATCTTCGACATAGCCATGCTTGACCGGATTGTAGTGAATGTAATTCACATGGGCCTCAAAGTCCCTCTCGTCCCGGATGGCATGCTCCCAGAACCTTTGCTGCCAGATTTTCCGCTCGCCTTTTCGTCCATGCCCCTTCAGGCTCTCGGAAAGGCGTTTGGTGAAGCCAGACTTGATGAGGCGGATGCGGGTCGAATAGTCAGAATCGCCTTCCGGCAGCGCCATCAGGAAATGCATGTGATCGGGCAAGATCACCGCTGCGGGGTTTCGAACGGATAGCGACGAACGATGTCGCGCCAGCTTCGGCGTAGCGTGCCGATTTCCCTCACCGAAAGGTCAGATGCGCGATTAAAAAGCGTGACCGTGAAGAAATAGGTCCCACCCGGAATATAGAGGCGCCTATAATCCGGCATGGTGTTTCTCCCTGTTTGCCTCCGTGTGGCGGGTCTTGACCCGCCCTACGGGATGAGGATGGTCGCTCCCGTCGTCGTGCCGCTTTCGATCGCCTCGTGCGCCTTCGCGGCTTCGGAGAGCGGGGCGCGCTGGCCGATGTCGGCTTTCAGGGTGCCGGACTTCAGGGCACTGAAGAGGAGGCTGGCGCCGCGGGCGAGGCTGTCTGTATCCTGAATGAAGCTGAACAGGGTGGGCCGCGTCATGACGAGGGAACCGCCCTGGGCGAGGCGGCCGGGCGGGATCGGCTCGACAGGGCCGGAGGCATTGCCATAGGTGACGAACCAGCCCGCCGTGCGCAGGCTGTTCAGGCTTTCCTCCGCGCTGATGCGGCCGACACTGTCATAGGCGACATCGACGCCGCGCCCATCGGTCAGCGCCTTCACCTGTTCGGCGACGCCTTCATAGCCGACGATCACATCCGAGGCGCCGAGCGCCCTGGCCTTTTCGGCCTTCGCCTCTGTCGAGGTGACGGCGATGACGCGCGCGCCGAGGCTGGCGGCCCATGGCACGAGCAGAGTGCCGACGCCGCCGACCGGCGCCCAGACCAGGATCGTCTCCCCGGCCTGCAGCGGGCGCACCTCAAACAGGAGCGCCCATGCGGTGAGCCCCTTCAACAGCACGGCGGCGGCATCCTGCGGGGTGATCCCCTCCGGCAGGGGAATCATGCGCTCGGCCGGGCCGGTGAAATGGCTGGCATAGGTGCCGCTGGCCAGATAGCAGACCCGGTCACCAGGCTTCAGATGGGTGACGCCCTCGCCCACTTCCTGCACGGCGCCGGCGCCTTCCTGTCCGGGCGTGAAGGGGAAACGCACGGGGTAGAGCCCGGTGCGGTGATAGGTGTCGATGAAATTGAGGCCCGCCGCGCTCTGGCGGACGGTCACTTCACCGGGGCCGGGCTTGCGGGGGATGAAGTCTTCGACTTTCAGCACGTCCGGGCCACCGGTCTCGTGCATCTGGATGCGATAGGGCTGGGTCATGGCTGCTATAGAGACCCGAGGCGCGCTGGAGCGCAAGAGCGACTCGCGTTTCTCTGGCGCGATGACGAAGACGACGCTAATCATTGCCGGTGTGGACGAGGCGGGCCGGGGCCCCTGGGCCGGGCCGGTGACGGCGGGCGCAGTGATCCTGGACCCGGCGCGGCCCATTGAAGGCCTGACCGATTC is a window from the Hyphomonas sp. genome containing:
- a CDS encoding glutathione S-transferase yields the protein MSAATHTLYTFRRCPYAMRARMALSSAGVPVRVREVVLRDKPEAMLAASPKGTVPVLVAGNGDVVDESLDVMRWALAQADPEGWLSADAGTTDALIARNDGPFKRALDRYKYPDRHPDEALVPGAARAEGRAILADLDDRIRAQGGQLVRSTRSLADIAIFPFVRQFAHTDLDWFLAQDLPALQTWLDGHKQSALFTGIMAKYPQWAPGADEPLLPVAA
- the argS gene encoding arginine--tRNA ligase → MASLINDLSVAASAAFEAMGLDAKWGAVRRSDKPEFADFQCNGAMGAAKSAGKNPREIAGEIASALKDHPMVLSAEVAGPGFINIRVSDEAMSARAEFIRTDDMAGAEPAPDPKVTVIDFGGPNVAKPMHVGHLRSAVIGDTLVRLLRFLGDKVTGDTHLGDWGLQMGHLVTELYDEQPDLIYFDEAFEGPYPKEPPVTIDDLARLYPAASAKAKADAARNERSQNAVAELQAGRPGYRALLRHFIDVSVAALKVDYEFLNVHFDLWKGESDVDHLIPGLVEKFKAAGLSEEDDGAVIVRIERDSDKKDMPPIMLVNSRGGTGYHTTDLATIEDRMEHMDPVPELMLYVVDQRQALHFEQVFRAAEMLGLIDEGHLEHIGFGTVNGPDGKPFKTREGGVLRLADLNAMALAEAQKKIAEAGKLPEDMPEDERHDVAAAVALAALRFSDLHNTRTSNYVFDLDRFTSFEGKTGPYLLYAAVRIKSVLRKAEEAGFKPGEIRVGHDAERALVLQLDAFAATLLQAREKRMPHILCEHVYNLAQGFSAFYAALPIASEEDAGLRASRLALSAAVLKQLETGLDLLGIRVPERM
- a CDS encoding rhodanese-related sulfurtransferase, producing the protein MTYQIAAFYKFFAFPDFEARRADLAQTLCGAGVKGTVLLAAEGVNGTIAGTPNGIATALAALRALPGAADLEAKFSEAGEMPFLRLKVRLKKEIVTMGVPGTDPNALVGTYVEPTDWNALISDPDTVLIDTRNDYEYAIGTFEGAIDPETRTFREFPDWFRAFRERLDAEGRTPKVAMFCTGGIRCEKATSFVKAEGIEDVYHLKGGILKYLETVPETDSKWRGECFVFDERVSVKHDLSPGEYDMCHACKRPITEADKTDTSYVPGVSCPHCIDEMSDAQRARFAERQKQIDLARQRGEAHMGPEARRSEDA
- the metA gene encoding homoserine O-succinyltransferase; the protein is MPIRIPDGLPARETLVREGVQVLDESIATRQDIRPMQIALLNLMPNKIETEAQIARLVGATPLQVELTLVRIGSHVARNTPEDHLISFYHTWDEVKDRKFDGFIITGAPIETLPFEDVTYWPELQAILDWTETHVHSSFFICWGAMAAVQHFHGVPKHTLANKAFGVYRHHNRKPESPYLTGFSDDFSISVSRWTEVRRDDVPSASGLDILMESDETGLCLLHEARGNRLYIFNHIEYDSTSLAEEYRRDVAAGKPIAVPANYFPGDDPAQTPKNRWRSHAFLLFGNWINQMYQTTPYNLEDIGTERAGDSKVRQGA
- the ispH gene encoding 4-hydroxy-3-methylbut-2-enyl diphosphate reductase, which codes for MNDRQPLTIRLAAPRGFCAGVDRAIQIVEEALGKWGAPVYVRHEIVHNAHVVSRLEQMGAVFVEELNECPDDRPVIFSAHGVPKSVPAEAQRRNMIFVDATCPLVSKVHVEAERHHRDGREIVLIGHAGHPEVIGTMGQLPGDTITLIETVEDVAGFEPKDPDNVAFVTQTTLSVDDTADIVTALQARFPGISSPHKEDICYATTNRQEAVKTLAPGTDLVLVIGATTSSNSVRLVEVAKRAGAARAELVASADHIDWAWFDKVKTLGLTAGASAPEDLVQGVIAACGERFDVSVERIETARETVTFKLPRILSEPA